The Marinobacter halotolerans genome includes a window with the following:
- a CDS encoding DUF3299 domain-containing protein yields the protein MRPFSFALLASLLVAFCVPALVSAETMKEIDWLELMPEEDLHLLENMPEVEHEGDGPAALPDEIMTGRVVPEMNGVTGRIPGFVVPLKTTEDMRILEFFLVPYYGACIHVPPPPPNQIIHVKYKKGFKLEALYDPVWIEGTLEIQRTENDIASSSYSIVAADVSPYEQ from the coding sequence ATGCGACCTTTTTCCTTTGCCCTTCTGGCAAGTCTGTTAGTTGCGTTCTGCGTCCCCGCTCTTGTCAGTGCCGAGACGATGAAGGAGATCGACTGGCTGGAGCTGATGCCGGAAGAGGATCTCCATCTGCTGGAAAATATGCCGGAAGTGGAACACGAGGGCGACGGCCCCGCAGCGCTGCCCGATGAAATCATGACCGGCCGCGTTGTGCCGGAGATGAACGGTGTCACCGGCCGCATTCCCGGCTTTGTGGTTCCTCTGAAAACCACGGAAGACATGCGGATACTGGAATTCTTTCTGGTGCCCTACTACGGCGCCTGTATCCATGTGCCACCGCCACCGCCCAATCAGATTATCCATGTGAAGTACAAAAAAGGCTTCAAACTGGAAGCCCTGTATGACCCGGTGTGGATCGAGGGCACACTGGAGATCCAGAGAACGGAAAACGATATTGCCTCGTCTTCCTACTCGATCGTTGCCGCAGACGTTTCCCCCTACGAGCAGTAA
- a CDS encoding 5-formyltetrahydrofolate cyclo-ligase, with protein MSTVSNLRSTLRKELRQRRNALTEQQQQDAADNLAVNLLQHPDLRRARHIAVYLPNDGEIDPSVYVSLARRRGLRFYLPVIHPVHTGRLVFSPFTDDTILRPNRFGIPEPAFRDGLKRPPWAMDAVLFPLVGFDEEGGRLGMGGGFYDRTFAFSRFRPRLAPKLIGLAHECQRVEALPTENWDVPLHSVVTDERRYQANQQESITKNN; from the coding sequence TTGTCCACCGTCTCCAACCTGCGCTCAACCCTTCGCAAAGAACTCCGCCAAAGACGCAATGCCCTGACTGAACAGCAGCAACAGGATGCGGCTGACAATCTGGCGGTAAATCTATTGCAGCATCCGGATCTTCGCCGGGCCCGGCACATCGCCGTTTATCTGCCCAACGATGGCGAGATCGACCCATCCGTCTATGTGAGTCTGGCGCGGCGGCGCGGCCTTCGCTTCTATCTGCCGGTGATCCACCCGGTTCACACCGGGCGGCTGGTATTCAGCCCGTTTACCGATGACACCATCCTCAGACCGAATCGCTTCGGCATTCCGGAGCCGGCGTTCAGAGATGGCCTGAAAAGGCCACCCTGGGCTATGGATGCGGTGCTGTTTCCACTGGTGGGATTCGATGAAGAAGGTGGGCGACTGGGCATGGGCGGCGGATTTTACGATCGCACGTTTGCCTTTTCCCGCTTCCGGCCCAGACTGGCCCCGAAGCTGATCGGCCTGGCTCACGAATGCCAGCGAGTGGAGGCGCTACCCACAGAAAACTGGGACGTGCCGCTGCACAGCGTCGTCACAGACGAACGGCGATATCAGGCAAATCAGCAGGAAAGTATTACAAAGAACAACTAG
- a CDS encoding TIGR02449 family protein → MEQSELQALADKLDQLIERCHKLERDNAMLRELQDDWNRERAQLMHKNDLAKHKIEAMIGRLRSLEHH, encoded by the coding sequence ATGGAACAGTCCGAACTACAGGCATTGGCGGACAAGCTGGACCAGCTGATTGAACGCTGCCACAAACTTGAGCGTGATAACGCCATGCTGCGGGAACTGCAGGATGACTGGAACCGCGAGCGGGCTCAGCTTATGCACAAGAATGATCTTGCCAAGCACAAGATTGAAGCCATGATCGGCCGCCTGAGATCCCTGGAGCACCACTAA
- a CDS encoding 16S rRNA (uracil(1498)-N(3))-methyltransferase has translation MNLALLFDTDFTAPDRALLTGRRRVHLEDVLKATEGDQIPVGQVNGAMGTGQIIRLTDTEAEIAVTLDCPPPPALPLTLVMAMPRPKMFRRVLQTATALGVKDIWLLNAWKVEKSFWQTPWLEEKALTDNMVLGLEQAMDTVMPRVHLRKLFKPFVEDELPELIGDRTALVAHPGTGTPCPTHLNAPTVLCIGPEGGFIPYEVEKLQEAGCQAVHLGRRILRVETAVPVLISRLFDGCL, from the coding sequence ATGAACCTGGCGCTGCTGTTTGACACTGACTTCACCGCACCGGACCGGGCGCTGCTGACCGGCAGACGCCGGGTTCATCTGGAAGACGTTCTGAAAGCCACCGAAGGCGACCAGATCCCGGTAGGCCAGGTGAATGGCGCCATGGGCACCGGGCAGATCATCCGGCTGACGGACACCGAGGCCGAGATCGCCGTCACCCTGGACTGCCCGCCGCCGCCAGCGCTGCCACTGACGCTGGTGATGGCCATGCCCCGGCCCAAGATGTTTCGCCGGGTATTGCAGACGGCGACCGCTCTGGGGGTGAAAGATATCTGGCTGCTGAACGCCTGGAAGGTGGAAAAAAGCTTCTGGCAGACTCCCTGGCTGGAAGAAAAAGCCCTGACAGACAACATGGTTCTGGGGCTGGAGCAGGCCATGGATACGGTGATGCCCCGGGTTCACCTGCGCAAGCTTTTCAAGCCCTTCGTCGAGGACGAGCTGCCGGAGCTGATCGGCGACCGCACTGCGCTGGTGGCCCACCCCGGCACCGGCACACCCTGCCCCACCCACCTGAATGCGCCAACGGTATTGTGCATTGGTCCGGAAGGGGGATTTATTCCCTACGAAGTGGAAAAACTGCAGGAAGCAGGCTGCCAGGCGGTACATCTGGGCCGGCGGATCCTGAGGGTGGAAACCGCCGTGCCGGTGCTCATTTCCCGACTGTTTGATGGCTGTCTATAG
- the pepP gene encoding Xaa-Pro aminopeptidase — protein sequence MAAMIPVKEFNDRRRRLMERMTPDSIAIIPAAPERVRNRDVLHPFRQDSDFQYLTGFGEPEAVLALIPGREHGESVLFCRERNPEKELWDGFLVGQDGAIEHYGLDDAFPISDIDDILPGMIEGRSRVYYPLGKDHEFDTRVMDWVKQIRSKVRSGAHPPGEFVALEHLLHDLRLYKSAAEIKVMAKAGQISAEAHKRAMKRARQGGYEYNLEAELIHTFMENGARSTAYPSIVGGGANGCILHYIENSAPLKEGDLVLIDAGCEYECYASDITRTFPVSGKFSPEQKALYEVVLAAQYAAIDAVHPDNHWDHPHQAALRVLTQGLLDLGLLSGTLDDALEQQAYRPFFMHRTGHWLGLDVHDVGDYKIGEAWRQLEPGMAMTVEPGLYIAPDNTDVDEKWRGIGIRIEDDVVVTKDGCRILTEAVPKTIPEIEALMAS from the coding sequence ATGGCCGCAATGATCCCCGTGAAGGAATTCAATGACCGTCGGCGCCGGCTGATGGAACGTATGACGCCCGACAGTATCGCCATTATCCCGGCGGCGCCGGAACGTGTGCGTAACCGCGATGTGCTTCATCCTTTCCGGCAGGACAGTGATTTTCAGTATCTGACCGGGTTTGGCGAACCTGAGGCGGTCCTCGCACTGATTCCCGGCCGCGAGCATGGCGAATCGGTGCTGTTCTGCCGCGAACGCAATCCGGAAAAAGAACTCTGGGACGGTTTCCTGGTGGGTCAGGATGGCGCTATCGAACACTACGGCCTGGACGATGCGTTTCCCATTTCCGATATTGATGACATTCTGCCGGGCATGATCGAGGGCCGCAGCCGCGTGTATTACCCGCTGGGCAAGGACCACGAGTTTGATACCAGGGTCATGGACTGGGTCAAACAGATTCGCAGCAAGGTGCGCTCCGGCGCCCATCCGCCCGGGGAGTTCGTGGCGCTGGAGCATCTGCTCCATGATCTGCGCCTTTACAAGAGCGCGGCAGAAATCAAAGTGATGGCAAAAGCCGGGCAGATCAGCGCCGAGGCCCACAAGCGAGCCATGAAGCGGGCGCGTCAGGGCGGATACGAGTACAACCTGGAAGCGGAACTGATCCATACCTTTATGGAAAACGGTGCCCGCTCGACGGCCTATCCGTCCATCGTTGGCGGTGGCGCCAATGGCTGCATCCTCCACTACATTGAAAACAGCGCACCGCTGAAAGAGGGCGACCTGGTGCTGATTGATGCGGGGTGCGAATACGAATGCTATGCCTCCGACATTACCCGCACCTTTCCGGTCAGTGGCAAGTTCAGCCCCGAACAGAAAGCGCTCTACGAGGTGGTTCTGGCGGCCCAGTACGCAGCGATTGACGCGGTTCATCCCGATAATCACTGGGACCATCCCCATCAGGCGGCCCTGCGGGTATTGACCCAGGGGCTTCTGGATCTGGGCCTGCTGAGTGGAACCCTGGATGATGCACTGGAACAACAGGCCTATCGCCCCTTCTTCATGCACCGGACCGGTCACTGGCTGGGGTTGGATGTGCACGACGTGGGCGACTACAAGATCGGCGAGGCGTGGCGCCAGCTTGAGCCGGGTATGGCCATGACAGTGGAACCAGGACTTTATATCGCCCCGGACAACACCGACGTGGATGAAAAATGGCGCGGTATCGGCATCCGCATTGAGGACGATGTGGTGGTCACCAAAGACGGCTGCCGGATTCTCACCGAGGCCGTGCCGAAAACCATTCCGGAAATTGAAGCGCTGATGGCGAGCTGA
- a CDS encoding DUF808 domain-containing protein, whose protein sequence is MAGSSLLILIDDIATVLDDVALMTKAATKKTAGVLGDDLALNAQQVTGVRPARELPVVWAVAKGSMINKAILVPAALAISFFIPWLVTPLLMLGGAFLCFEGFEKLVHKFLHREEDSQHKKELREALKNPEADLKAVEKDKIKGAIRTDFILSAEIIAITLGTVATQTFIMQALVLSVVAVMVTVVVYGLVAGIVKLDDIGLYLSQQASASARKLGEGIVWVAPYLMKGLSILGTIAMFLVGGGILVHGVPPVYEAVNQFAAGIGGVAGALAPTLANGVIGLLAGGLLVAVLTPLMKLWNNRKAEA, encoded by the coding sequence ATGGCAGGAAGCAGCCTTCTGATACTGATTGACGACATCGCCACGGTGCTGGACGACGTGGCGTTGATGACCAAAGCCGCCACCAAGAAAACCGCGGGTGTGCTGGGGGATGACTTGGCACTGAACGCCCAGCAGGTAACCGGCGTGCGGCCGGCACGGGAGCTGCCTGTGGTCTGGGCGGTGGCCAAAGGGTCGATGATCAACAAGGCGATTCTGGTGCCGGCGGCGCTGGCCATCAGCTTCTTCATTCCCTGGCTGGTGACGCCCCTGCTGATGCTCGGTGGGGCATTTCTGTGCTTTGAAGGCTTCGAAAAACTGGTTCACAAGTTTCTGCACCGGGAGGAAGACAGTCAGCACAAGAAAGAACTTCGTGAAGCCCTGAAAAATCCCGAAGCGGACCTGAAGGCGGTCGAAAAGGACAAGATCAAAGGCGCCATCCGAACGGACTTTATCCTGTCCGCCGAAATCATCGCCATTACCCTTGGCACAGTCGCCACCCAGACTTTCATCATGCAGGCGCTGGTTCTGAGCGTGGTGGCGGTGATGGTTACCGTGGTGGTGTACGGCCTGGTGGCGGGAATTGTAAAGCTGGACGATATTGGGCTTTACCTCTCACAGCAGGCCAGTGCTTCGGCGCGCAAACTGGGCGAGGGTATTGTCTGGGTCGCGCCTTACCTGATGAAAGGGCTGTCGATCCTGGGCACCATCGCCATGTTTCTGGTGGGCGGCGGTATTCTGGTTCACGGTGTTCCACCGGTCTACGAGGCGGTCAACCAGTTTGCCGCTGGCATTGGCGGCGTTGCCGGGGCGCTGGCGCCGACGCTGGCCAATGGCGTAATTGGCCTGCTGGCCGGAGGGCTACTGGTGGCGGTCCTGACGCCGCTAATGAAACTCTGGAATAACCGTAAAGCCGAGGCCTGA
- a CDS encoding UbiH/UbiF/VisC/COQ6 family ubiquinone biosynthesis hydroxylase: protein MSNSADFDILVVGGGLVGSAAALGLSQQGWRVGLVESQPGESLDAEIPPAAAVDDFDPRVSALSLASQSLLEQLGAWDGVRKGRHCPYQAMTVWDGDGTGRIQFEAAELQAPSLGTIVENRAVVKSLFLQLAESSVELIDGVKVAGWWQDAALSGVRLDDGRSLAASLVVAADGPASRLRQWAGLPTREWDYDQQAIVCTVKTTHGHRSTAWQRFSQTGPLAFLPLCNEQGDSHFCSIVWSQDTAEARRLMDLDDGAFAGELERAIERELGAVESVSRRFAFPLRQRHAKDYVANGIALVGDAAHSIHPLAGQGANLGYSDVRALLEELSRAKTVGLSPADATVLARYQRRRKGENLAMMAAMSGFKQLFARDELPVRWLRNTGLRWFDRLGPVKHRIAAQAMGLNR, encoded by the coding sequence ATGAGTAATTCCGCGGATTTCGACATTCTGGTAGTGGGTGGCGGTTTGGTTGGTTCTGCCGCCGCGCTGGGCCTGTCACAGCAGGGCTGGAGAGTGGGGCTGGTGGAAAGCCAGCCTGGGGAGTCGCTGGACGCGGAGATTCCACCAGCGGCAGCCGTGGACGATTTTGACCCCCGGGTCAGCGCTCTTTCTTTGGCCAGCCAGAGTCTTCTGGAGCAGCTTGGGGCCTGGGACGGCGTGCGTAAAGGTCGCCACTGCCCCTACCAGGCTATGACGGTCTGGGACGGCGACGGCACCGGCCGGATTCAGTTCGAAGCTGCGGAGTTGCAGGCTCCGTCCCTCGGGACCATTGTCGAGAACCGGGCTGTGGTTAAGTCCCTGTTTCTTCAGCTAGCAGAGAGTTCCGTCGAGCTGATTGACGGTGTGAAGGTCGCCGGCTGGTGGCAGGATGCGGCCCTTAGCGGTGTCCGGCTGGACGACGGGAGATCGCTGGCGGCCTCGCTGGTAGTCGCCGCGGATGGCCCGGCCTCGAGACTGAGGCAGTGGGCTGGCTTGCCCACGCGGGAATGGGACTACGATCAGCAGGCCATTGTATGCACCGTAAAGACCACCCATGGCCACCGGTCCACTGCCTGGCAGCGATTCTCCCAGACCGGGCCGCTGGCCTTTCTTCCCCTTTGCAATGAACAGGGCGACAGCCATTTCTGCTCCATTGTGTGGTCCCAGGATACGGCGGAAGCCAGGCGGTTAATGGACCTGGACGACGGGGCGTTTGCCGGCGAACTTGAACGGGCCATCGAGCGGGAGCTGGGCGCAGTAGAGTCGGTATCCCGGCGCTTTGCCTTCCCGTTGCGCCAGCGCCACGCCAAGGACTACGTGGCCAACGGCATTGCCCTGGTGGGCGATGCGGCCCATAGTATTCATCCGCTGGCGGGGCAGGGGGCCAACCTGGGGTATTCCGATGTGAGGGCCCTGCTGGAAGAATTGTCCCGCGCAAAAACCGTCGGCCTGAGCCCGGCGGATGCCACCGTCCTGGCCCGCTACCAGCGCCGCCGAAAAGGCGAGAACCTGGCAATGATGGCGGCCATGTCGGGCTTTAAGCAGTTGTTTGCCCGTGATGAGCTGCCGGTCCGGTGGTTACGCAATACCGGGCTGCGGTGGTTTGACCGGCTGGGCCCGGTCAAGCACCGTATTGCCGCACAGGCGATGGGATTGAATCGCTGA
- a CDS encoding UPF0149 family protein, which produces MSETDLSNSQAVAFEQWANVFTVHQAFSHPSELHGALCGRLAAGARMQEGEWLGMVCEHMGLPSTGGEDSPKLHDFMVNAYAETLERLKSADMSFRPLLPDDDYAIEQRLEALISWVRGFLEGMALSAGESLGQAPDEIRELIEDMVAISQLSDEEQQDDESEQQLMEITEYVRLGALSVFTEFNPPEKPQQASPTLH; this is translated from the coding sequence ATGTCTGAAACCGACCTTTCCAATTCACAGGCCGTTGCGTTCGAGCAGTGGGCCAATGTTTTCACCGTACATCAGGCATTCAGCCATCCCTCCGAGCTTCACGGCGCGCTTTGTGGTCGCCTGGCGGCGGGCGCTCGTATGCAGGAAGGTGAATGGCTCGGAATGGTTTGTGAGCACATGGGATTGCCTTCAACGGGCGGCGAAGATTCGCCAAAGTTGCACGATTTTATGGTGAACGCCTACGCCGAGACTCTGGAGCGGCTCAAGTCCGCGGACATGAGCTTCAGGCCGCTGTTGCCGGATGACGATTACGCCATTGAACAGCGGCTGGAGGCACTGATTTCCTGGGTGCGGGGGTTTCTGGAGGGTATGGCGCTGTCGGCTGGCGAATCGCTGGGGCAGGCGCCGGATGAAATTCGCGAACTGATTGAAGATATGGTCGCCATCAGTCAGCTCTCGGACGAAGAACAGCAGGATGATGAAAGCGAGCAACAGCTGATGGAAATCACCGAATACGTGCGCCTTGGTGCGCTGTCGGTGTTTACCGAGTTCAATCCGCCGGAAAAGCCGCAACAGGCGTCGCCGACCCTGCACTGA
- a CDS encoding cell division protein ZapA, with protein sequence MAEKPTTVEVKILDKDYLVACPQEEQEALLQAARHLDTKMREIRSSGKVFGTERIAVMAALNITHDLLERDTMSDAASSILNAMDEKLDGALGDASGR encoded by the coding sequence ATGGCAGAGAAGCCGACAACCGTTGAAGTAAAGATCCTCGACAAGGACTACCTGGTCGCCTGCCCTCAGGAGGAACAGGAAGCCCTGCTGCAGGCCGCCCGTCATCTGGACACCAAGATGCGTGAGATCCGCTCAAGCGGCAAGGTCTTCGGCACCGAACGTATTGCCGTGATGGCCGCACTGAACATCACCCATGACCTGCTCGAGCGGGACACCATGTCCGACGCCGCCAGCAGCATCCTCAACGCCATGGATGAGAAACTCGACGGCGCCCTGGGTGATGCTTCCGGTCGCTGA
- a CDS encoding ABC transporter ATP-binding protein, protein MRDLTFAWDSQQAPLRYPDLTLPAGEHLFLQGPSGSGKSTLMSLIGGLILPSSGSVQVLGTDTASLSAGQRDRFRANHIGVIFQQFNLVPYLNPLDNVLLPCRLSQKRRDRAQPTPVEQADFLLDALGIPADHRRRPVTRLSVGQQQRVAAARALIGTPELILADEPTSALDTDNRDRFIELLLQLAAKQQSSVVFVSHDQGLAGRFDHQMALQPAAQPRPIPQTDPEAAQ, encoded by the coding sequence ATGCGTGACCTGACCTTCGCCTGGGACAGCCAGCAAGCCCCCCTTCGCTATCCGGATTTGACGCTACCCGCCGGCGAGCACCTTTTTCTTCAGGGGCCCAGCGGCAGCGGCAAGAGTACCCTGATGAGCCTGATTGGTGGGCTGATTCTTCCCAGCTCGGGCTCCGTGCAGGTACTGGGCACAGACACCGCCAGCCTGTCTGCGGGCCAGCGGGATCGCTTCAGGGCTAACCATATTGGCGTGATTTTCCAGCAGTTCAATCTGGTGCCCTACCTCAACCCCCTGGACAACGTCCTGCTGCCCTGCCGGCTTTCACAGAAACGCAGGGACCGGGCCCAACCAACACCGGTGGAGCAAGCGGACTTCCTGCTGGACGCGCTTGGCATTCCCGCGGACCACAGGCGGCGACCGGTTACCCGGCTGAGCGTCGGCCAGCAACAGCGGGTTGCCGCCGCCCGGGCCCTGATCGGCACGCCCGAACTGATTCTGGCCGACGAACCCACCTCGGCACTGGACACCGACAACCGCGACCGGTTTATCGAACTGCTGCTGCAACTGGCGGCGAAACAGCAATCTTCAGTGGTGTTCGTCAGCCACGATCAGGGCCTGGCCGGCCGGTTTGACCACCAGATGGCGCTTCAACCCGCTGCCCAACCCAGACCCATTCCCCAGACCGATCCGGAGGCGGCCCAATGA
- the ubiH gene encoding 2-octaprenyl-6-methoxyphenyl hydroxylase, which yields MTVSSHDTDIVIAGGGLAGATLALALARCVPELRVTVVESFPLSTQALPESYQPSYDARSTALAWGSRLIFEELGLWPRLSEHATPIRHIHVSDRGHFGATRLHARDHQHEALGYVADNRWMGLCLMRELLETGVKWEAPAAVTGMEPLSEGVKVFIGEKDGSTGEEREITAQCLVVADGGRSGLREKLGFRVNQQAYGQHALIANVSTAESHENTAYERFTDAGPMALLPHSPTDQAETTSALVWTLDADTLDELLALDDGEKCRRLQERFGWRLGRFTHIGECSHYPLTLQTVDESVRPGVVLVGNAAHTLHPVAGQGFNLALRGLMALVERFQQAQSHGQPLGSLAVLNQYQARHRQDWKQTVQFSDSLIEIFGQSMPAMAVARDIGLTGLDLLPGAKRWFGRRAMGMGGRRPQLFSASDSEGKSAGHE from the coding sequence CTGACCGTGAGCAGCCACGATACCGATATCGTCATTGCCGGTGGTGGCCTGGCCGGAGCCACGCTGGCCCTGGCTCTGGCCCGCTGCGTGCCCGAGCTTCGGGTGACGGTAGTGGAGTCCTTCCCGCTGTCGACCCAGGCTCTGCCGGAATCCTACCAGCCCAGCTACGATGCCCGTTCCACGGCGCTGGCCTGGGGTTCCCGACTGATCTTCGAAGAGCTTGGGCTGTGGCCGCGCCTGTCTGAACACGCCACCCCCATTCGTCATATCCATGTGTCCGACCGGGGGCATTTCGGCGCTACCCGCCTTCACGCGCGGGATCATCAGCATGAGGCGCTGGGCTATGTGGCGGACAATCGCTGGATGGGGCTTTGCCTGATGCGGGAACTGCTGGAAACCGGCGTGAAGTGGGAAGCTCCGGCCGCGGTCACCGGTATGGAGCCCCTATCGGAGGGCGTGAAAGTCTTTATCGGAGAGAAAGACGGCAGCACCGGTGAGGAACGGGAAATCACGGCCCAGTGTCTGGTGGTTGCCGACGGCGGGCGCTCCGGCCTGCGGGAGAAGCTCGGGTTTCGGGTTAATCAGCAGGCCTACGGTCAGCACGCCTTGATCGCCAATGTGTCCACCGCCGAAAGCCATGAAAACACCGCCTACGAACGCTTTACTGACGCCGGGCCCATGGCCTTGTTGCCGCACAGCCCGACGGACCAGGCGGAAACCACCTCGGCACTGGTCTGGACACTGGATGCCGACACCCTGGACGAACTGCTGGCCCTGGATGACGGTGAGAAATGCCGTCGTTTGCAGGAACGCTTCGGCTGGCGGCTGGGCCGTTTCACCCACATTGGCGAGTGCAGTCATTATCCGCTGACCCTGCAGACGGTGGACGAATCGGTTCGCCCCGGTGTTGTGCTGGTGGGCAACGCAGCCCATACCCTACACCCCGTGGCAGGCCAGGGCTTCAACCTGGCATTGCGGGGGCTGATGGCGCTGGTGGAGCGATTTCAGCAGGCACAGTCCCATGGCCAACCACTGGGCAGTCTGGCCGTGCTGAACCAGTACCAGGCCCGGCACCGGCAGGACTGGAAGCAGACGGTTCAGTTCTCGGATTCACTGATCGAGATTTTTGGCCAGTCCATGCCGGCGATGGCCGTCGCCCGGGATATTGGCCTGACCGGCCTGGACCTGCTGCCCGGTGCAAAACGGTGGTTTGGCAGGCGCGCCATGGGGATGGGTGGTCGACGCCCGCAACTATTTTCCGCCAGCGATAGCGAGGGGAAGTCGGCAGGCCATGAGTAA
- a CDS encoding ZrgA family zinc uptake protein, whose product MQRKHPFYKGALCRLGGFLLAGSILSSQGLAADNPGAHEHGHAALQLAIENNRMELIFTSPAYNLAGFEYQARTEEEKQQLANIRQWLETTPLINTESATCALKSATVSLGGETGSHDDHDHHGEETSHRDYEVTQQLSCDKLAPDVQLTSPLPARFPQLEELEIEWVGAGGQGGSLVTPANRTFRVSE is encoded by the coding sequence ATGCAACGTAAACACCCATTCTATAAAGGCGCCCTGTGCCGGCTTGGCGGCTTCCTGCTTGCTGGCTCTATACTGTCCTCGCAGGGGTTAGCGGCGGACAACCCCGGCGCCCATGAACATGGTCATGCCGCACTGCAACTGGCCATCGAGAACAACCGGATGGAGCTGATCTTCACCTCCCCGGCCTACAATCTGGCGGGATTCGAGTACCAGGCCCGCACCGAAGAGGAAAAACAGCAGCTGGCCAACATTCGTCAGTGGCTGGAAACCACCCCCCTGATTAACACGGAAAGCGCCACCTGTGCCCTTAAGTCCGCAACCGTCAGCCTGGGAGGGGAAACTGGCTCTCATGATGACCACGATCATCACGGCGAAGAAACCAGCCATCGGGACTATGAGGTTACCCAGCAACTGAGCTGCGACAAGCTGGCGCCCGACGTACAACTGACGTCGCCCCTGCCCGCTCGGTTCCCGCAACTGGAGGAGCTAGAGATTGAGTGGGTGGGTGCAGGCGGCCAGGGCGGCTCTCTGGTAACCCCGGCCAACCGGACTTTCCGCGTCAGCGAATAA
- a CDS encoding ABC transporter permease — protein MNLRLALSLATASLWHRRHVLALVTLTLTLSITLLLGIQYLRTEVKQSFTSTIAGTDLIVGARSGQLNLLLYTVFHIGNATNNIRWETYQDLSEDPRIGWIVPISLGDSYRGHRVVGTSGEYPEHFRYGQDQSLELVNGNWFGDVFEVVLGSEVARTHQHGIGDSITLSHGGGRTSFSNHKDTPFTVSGILAPTGTPVDQAVYVSLEGLEAIHIGWESGVAIPGRTVTPEQARQRDLTPETITAALLGIDRQILTFQIQRDINQYSGEPLSAILPGVALSELWRIMGQFEKALLGITGFVVITSLIGLAAVLLTLQVQRRQEVAILRAVGASPLLIALLHVIECLVLAIIACLIALGAGAAAISALSPWLLETWGVQITLRPLNSTEWLMIAAVPVAAMLVSLIPALKAWQGSRKQGLSHAVPE, from the coding sequence ATGAACCTGCGACTGGCTCTGTCCCTGGCAACCGCCAGCCTCTGGCACCGGCGCCATGTGCTGGCACTGGTCACCCTCACGCTGACGCTCAGTATTACCCTGCTGTTGGGCATTCAATACCTCCGTACCGAAGTAAAGCAGTCGTTCACCAGCACTATTGCCGGCACCGATCTGATTGTCGGCGCCCGCAGCGGCCAGCTGAACCTGCTGCTATACACCGTGTTCCATATCGGCAACGCCACCAACAATATCCGTTGGGAAACCTACCAGGATCTGAGCGAAGATCCGCGAATCGGCTGGATCGTGCCCATCTCCCTGGGCGACAGCTATCGCGGCCATCGAGTGGTGGGAACCAGCGGTGAGTACCCCGAGCACTTCCGCTACGGGCAGGACCAGTCGCTGGAGCTGGTTAACGGCAACTGGTTCGGAGATGTATTCGAAGTGGTTCTGGGCTCTGAAGTCGCCCGGACCCATCAGCATGGCATCGGAGATAGCATTACCCTGTCCCACGGTGGCGGGCGGACCAGTTTCTCCAACCACAAGGACACACCGTTCACCGTGTCCGGCATACTCGCACCCACCGGTACTCCCGTGGACCAGGCAGTGTATGTCAGCCTGGAAGGCCTGGAGGCCATCCATATCGGCTGGGAATCCGGCGTCGCCATACCCGGCCGCACGGTCACGCCCGAGCAGGCCCGTCAGCGGGACCTGACCCCGGAAACAATCACTGCCGCCCTCCTCGGGATCGACCGGCAGATACTGACCTTCCAGATCCAGCGGGACATTAACCAGTACAGCGGCGAGCCCCTGTCTGCCATTCTGCCCGGCGTCGCCCTAAGCGAGCTGTGGCGGATCATGGGGCAGTTTGAAAAGGCGCTGCTGGGCATTACCGGCTTCGTGGTGATCACCAGCCTGATTGGCCTGGCGGCCGTGCTGCTGACCCTGCAGGTACAGCGTCGACAGGAAGTCGCCATCCTCAGGGCCGTGGGCGCTTCCCCATTGCTGATTGCCCTGCTCCACGTGATCGAATGCCTGGTACTGGCCATCATCGCCTGCCTGATTGCCCTTGGCGCAGGCGCCGCAGCCATCAGCGCGCTGAGCCCCTGGCTGCTGGAGACCTGGGGCGTACAAATCACCCTGCGCCCGCTGAACAGCACCGAATGGCTGATGATCGCTGCCGTGCCCGTGGCCGCCATGCTCGTCAGTTTGATACCGGCACTGAAAGCCTGGCAGGGCAGCCGTAAACAAGGGCTAAGCCATGCGGTTCCGGAGTAA